Sequence from the Torulaspora globosa chromosome 4, complete sequence genome:
CCATCCTGGAACCGCTGCTCGCAATATTGAAAACGACCCGAATCGATTATAacaatttcttcgtcaacTTACAGAATTACAAAGGTCCCATCCTGACGGATACCGATTCCTTAAAGGGTCTGAGCAGACCGTTTATTGccattttcttcaatattgaACAGCAGGCGAAGCTCGAAGCCTACTACGAAAATGAGGCTGATTTTGCGCACTCCGACTCTGGCGAAACCCGCTTGCTTGTCGAAGCGCTAGAACAGCTAGTCAAATGGTCCAAATTATACGTAGATCTGGCACCTGATCCCCAAGAAAGGTATGTCctttccaagaaagtgaaCCCCTTATTCGTACCAAGATCATGGATCTTCGACCAAGTGATTGCCCACTTCGTTGACGAGCAGCGCACTGAATTGAATGACCCAGCTGCCAAGTTGGACACATCTATCTTACAAAAGCTTTTACTGATGAGCAGTCATCCGTACGACCCAGACAAATGGGACGCATCGCTAAGACCTGATTTACAAAAGATGTGGTCCGATCTGTCACACCCAGAAACACTCGACCATTATTTGAAGCAAGCGAGCTGCTCTAGCTAGCCCTTTCTGCAAGAGCCCCTTCCTCGAAGGTTATATAGTCTTGCGGTcaatgcgatgagcaactTTGTTAAGGCCGCCGGGTAACGGTCTTATAGATCAAGCATCGTGGATCGTAATCGAAACTATATAAGGGTAGGAGGTAGAACATTTAAAGTAGATTGGGAGACGAGTCAGTAGCCGTCAATCCACGTCAGAGAATCAAATGCCATCTACTCTATACAAGCAAAGCTCTAATTTTACGCATTCCACCGGTTCGTTTCTGAAAAGCGCACCTGTTGAGCTAACCACGGTGTCCGGGTACAacgatttcatcgaaaggctgaacaagaaggacgGTGGCCAAATATCGACCATTTTAAGCGAAGATAAATCACAGGGATATGTCCTTCAGGACGGTGAGACGATCGCTACGATACACGGCGAAGCTAAGGATTACTTGTTGAGTCTGGGTGGCGTGACGGACCAATAGTCACGCCGAATGCCGGCTACTTATCATCAAAATCCAACCTTTATTTCTGTTATAGAAAGATGTACGTAAAACTCCATATTGTGTTGCTTTCCCTTcgtttctttcttcagccGGACCGTCAAGCCGGGTTCAAGGTCGTGGTCGTCGTGGTCTTGGAGTGCAATTTCAGTGGTTTCTGCAAGAGATGGCCCATCCGTTCTATCTTAGTAGTCAAGTAACCTTCGATCTCGACAGAATGAATGCCTGCATCCTCCGAGCTCCAATGAATGGGGATCATGGCGACTCGCTCCACACAGTTGATCAAGGGTGGTTGTTCTATCTGCGCTATCTTGTCCGGATTATTCGTCAAGAGCCGTACGTTGTGGATGCCCAAGTCTATCAGTATGGCCTTCCCCAGGGAGAAGTCTCTGCCGTCCACCGGGTGC
This genomic interval carries:
- a CDS encoding uncharacterized protein (ancestral locus Anc_3.320), which translates into the protein MPSTLYKQSSNFTHSTGSFLKSAPVELTTVSGYNDFIERLNKKDGGQISTILSEDKSQGYVLQDGETIATIHGEAKDYLLSLGGVTDQ